accaagttccaattctcttgccaggtgaataacaagatgcttcataacatcaaaaaatgatggaggaaatatcttctcaaggttgtactgaatcacggctatgttagtcttcaaattttcaataccttcaagagtcactgatctcgtgcataaatcgcggaagaaagcactaatccctgcaattgcttcatgaacattccgtggtaatagttccttgaaggcaaacggaaggaggcgctgcatcattacatgacaatcgtgactcttcaagccgataaactttccttcctttctgtcgacacagttacgcaaattagatgcgtaaccgtctgaaaattccacatcgtttgaaatccaatcaaagaatgcatcttttccctctgcatcaagtcggtatatgggaaaaggagccctaccattctcatcaacatgaggttctgaacgagcacatatatcgactaaatccagtcttgacttcaaattatcgtttgttttaccttgaacgttatggatcgtgttcatgagattgtcaaaaaagttcttctcaatatgcatgacatctaaattatgcttcagcagatgatccttccagtatggcagatcccagaaaatactttttttgtgccagttatgtagttctccaacagcatctaccggataATGCACATGTCCACCTTGGTCttgcgtcctttctgcaccaaaatctcttagttgtgtcgaCAAATCTgccccacaaatttccggaggtggattgtcaaacaccctcttgttcttcgtaaacaaatttctactcctacgatatggatgatcaggtggtaggaatctcctgtgacagtcaaaccaacacattttccttccgtgttttagttggaaagcatcagtgttatcttgacaatatggacatgatagccttccatgcgttgtccatatagataacataccatatgctggaaaatcacttattgtccatataagtactgcccgcatttgaaagttttctttacatgaaacatcgtatgtttcagcaccttgagcccatagttgttgcaactcatatattagtggctgaagaaacacatcaagtgatctcttaggatgctctggtccgggaacgagaatggagagaaacaaaaactctcgtcgcaagcacaagtttggcggtaagttgtatggtgtaagaatgactggccatagataATACTGTCTTTCACTCTTGCCAAAcaggctgaaaccatcagtacataatccaaggtagacatttcttctctcatacgcaaagtcgggatatgttgattggaaatgcttccacgcttttgcatctgaaggatgtctaatctcaccatttgttgaatgctctgcatgccatctcattggttgcgctgtgcgttcagactgatacaacctctgcaacctttccgtcaaaggaaaataccacatccttttaaatggcactggaactcttccactcgtatctttataacgagcctttccacaaaatttgcatgtaacccgctgttcatccgtcctccaataaatcatgcagttatcgctgcatacatctattacctgatacgataaaccaagaccagctagcagtttctgaacctcgtagtatgaatcaggggctacattatcctcaggtagaataccttttacaaaatcagcaatcgcatccacacagtctttagccaaattataatctgtttgcCTATCAGtcttgttgcagatgataaagctgaatgaccatctctgcaaccttcgtacaagggttgctttccagcatccaacatatcataaaatctcatgCTTCTGCATTGgataaatcttcccctctaaaatgatcatttaccatctgctcagtacctacaccataatctacatccattctaattggttcttctaacctaaccgcaggctgaggttcgctagtactaccatattcataatcagtttctccatgatgataccaaattttgtaacttcgtgtaaacccattcaaatatagatgagtccaaacatctcactctttaataatctttctatttttacaattagagcaaggacatcttaacatacccgtttctgcttccggttgtcgttgaactaaccccatgaattcggttatacctcgttggtattcttccgtaatcaatctcgtgttcggatctaaatgaggtcgatcgatccaagaacgataataatttgaagaagacatgttttttcaatcaaattcgtgtgtaaatatagtatgtgagaggatgaagaaatggagtgaatgaaAAGGTTGGGGGGGTgcgggtatttatagatgaaatgctgccgacagtaccgaggaaattccgacggaatccCGACGGCAACGGCTcgctaacggctataatatatcctcggatatTCGTTGGtgttttccgaggaatatgatttcctcggtatttcatcggtatattccgaggaaattccgaggaaacccaaattttgagttttctcggaattttctcggaaattcgtcggaatattccgagaatctcattttccgtcagaatatcCGTCAGAAttacgctgttttcttgtagtgatttgaCATATTGCTTAAACTTGTAGAATAACacgcatatataatattttgataacgTCTGCATTCGATTTTAACATGTATAGAATCCCGTTAAGGTGAATTATTTATGTGTCTGAGTAGGTGCCTAAATTCATACAGTATTATAATAATGTTAATATGGAGTCTGTTGAGTGCATGAAATATTCTTACGTGTGGGTGCatatttgttaaaatatttggtTAACTATTGATTATCAAGCCATGCTACAATACAGTATATATCTGTGAATAAATATTTGGCCATCAGCTAATTAtttggtttgaaaaaaaaaagtgattcaAGTTGGTTTAGATGACTATTAGTTTATGTGCATACATGTTTTATATTGATGTCTGCTAACAAATTGCCATATTTATATGAACAAATTTTAAGTGTTGCAGAGATTCTACTAGCCGAAAAACATAAAATGCCTTAAAGATCATCTTTATGTCAGATCTTCAATTGCCATTTTACCTCTATTATCGAGATAAGTACTCCCTCCTTTCCCGAaaataagatgttttagattttttatttgttccataaagatagattttctatatgtttaaggtactttttatacttttaaaaaacattaaatgaaaatatttgaattgattttatttcattggtgaaaagttattagaaattgtataataaagtaagagaaaaattaaattataaacatttattgaattcttaataagcgtgaacactttaaaaaattttattttcgatAACAGAGAAAGTATTGTTTACCTATCATGCTTAATATTGATTTATAGTCAAGTAAAGTTTGATtagataaattaatttatatatgtcaTCTGATTTTGTTTGAATATTCAATGAAAATAGTCAATATTAAGATGGTTAATGACATGATAGTAAACGGCTAGTCGATAAAATAATTACTACAATAATATTATCTACTTTTAATGTAGTAAAATACTTGTGATAATACATATTTCTATAtaatttgacatatatatattttcttattatattttaataccattatataCACGAGAGTTTTAAGCTGAAGGCTTGATCTTAAAAGATCCATTAGTTTTGGAGAAAATCCTAAGAAAGGTATAATCACCCGAAGTGATTACCTAAAGCTGATTATGTATAtgcatctaaaaaaaaattacaagaccaaatctgtaaataaatccaactatgttggatgttaagtttaaaaataattttttctgaagaaaattttaaagatgcatatgtattcaaaaatataatattttagacAAGTAATGTTGTCCAACATACATATAATTGAGAAAAGAAATTAAAGAAGTTTATACTTGTATCTTGTCTCCTTGAGACTCAGAAAATCAATGATCTATTGATGTAAGAtgataaatcacgtctagttgatCATGATAATTCTCttgaagagaagatgaaattttAGATTGAGAAAGAAAATCCACATAAATAATATTGGTCAAGAAAGTGAACATAAAAGCGGGTGTAACGTGAAATATGGATATAAGTAAGGTCAAAAGccaaagagtttctttatagaactcaTATTCCCACTTGAAGCTGAGAAAATAAAGATGGTAGAAGAAATATGATTCAATCATCTcaagatgaaaaaaaataaattattgtgaATACAATAGAAGGTAGCATAAAGCTTACAAACTATTTCAAGAAGAGGATACATATATGCTCCAGAAGAGTAAATAATATTACTGTACataagaatgcaatttaaaatctttattttatttttatgtctCAAAAGTTAGAAGGATCGAAGAAAGAATACATGACCCATGTAGGGTATGTTGTTGATTCAAAAAAATGAGATtcattcgagattgataaacctgtagtattatcatctcgaggggaagagttaaagaatctcacATTTTATGATAAGTGaaacatccagaagattatgtttGCATCAAAACTAAGATTGATGAATCATTTTCAAATTAAATCTGagattttgagacacttatgttgagacaataagcaaaagaaatgatatatacatttcaaatCAGAAATATTTCTCAAAGTAGTATAAGTATTTAAGAGAAAGTATCTACAGCCTCTTATATATTGCACTACACAAAGATTAGTGTAATGGAgataaaaatatagtaaatcagaagtttacaaaatatttggcATGAAGcagttagaccattttggttcagTAATGATGCGAAAAGATACATAAAGATTTATGGGAATATTCATTGAAGAAGTAGAAGATTCTTGCGAATGATTTCACATATGTTGTTTGCTCATAAGATAAAATGGTAATACAGTTTTCACCAGCCAAAAGAAGTAATTGGCATGAATAAAAaagatgttagtggactgatcacccactGTGCATCtttataatattggtgaattcaTGTCTTAAGTATCTGACATGTTCACTGAAAATAAGTATTGAACATTTGAACAACATAATTTGCATCAAGCCAACAAGTAATCACTAGTTCTCCTAATTGGTATTGGGTCTTAAACCAACCATTTTCCATCTAAGAATGTTGGATGTGCAGAATACATTCCAGTTGCTCCACATAGAGCTTAATTAAGATGAGTTTTCTACTGAGTTGGgagtatatgttggatatgaatctccATTCATACTTAAGAATTTAGAGCCATCCCCGAAGGATATAAGTAAGGCTCGATTTGAATGTTaaaattgaattaatatatCCAACAtaagagagagaaaataaacagctgaaaagaaaataagttgaaatgaattatcaatGATCATCGGACTAAAGAGAATGTGAAATaaaagtccaaaagataattcagtTGTAGAGCTTAGTAAAGCAGTTGCTAGACACATTTACTAACCCATATAGATAGAGTGATCAAGTTACATATACaagctgtaaatgctccaataagaataGATATTCTAgaagaacaatatcaaactgctagtcaCGCCTGCAGCGTGGTAGACATGTTGGTTCctaagataagaatcctcgtaTATGAAAATGAGCGtatattgataatggtcaaaacgagACAATATAGTTTTGAATGATCTCCAGAAGAGACATTAAACATGACTGAAAAAAATTCAGGTACTTGAGACAttgaagagatctcaataagttatgtcatgtatgaaaTAAAATGGAACCGATAAGCAAATCGACGTCGATGATATCTATACCTAcaaagtagcagttgatatgatgattgagaaagaggatcatgaaagagtctattgaaaagtgtacacaaagaaatgattgaCCAAATTAGAAAGAAGCAATATACAAAATACAAACTCTTGTGAAAGAGAAAagtatttggaccagtagtccatacactaGAAAGTGTAAAACAAGTGGGAAATGATTTGTTGCTCATTGAAAGATCAATATGAAATCGATTGTGAGGAGACATATTCTCATGTGGTAGATGCAACTACTTTCAAGTTCCTTATTAGTCTGACAATAAATGAAGAATTTGAATTATACGACCCATTAGAAACTGATAATCCCTAAATGATAGAATCCCTAAAAGATATAATCCCTGAATGATTGttgatatcaaaatcatgttcccgGAAACTCTAGCTATTCGATCGAAATATGTTTTATGggatatatgaaaatatttgaagttaatcaATACATCTTTGTATTTATCAAAAGATTATAGATCAATAGAATCAttgatttgaaataatcaaaaacTCCCGAAgagttatataaaaaattgtattttggaagaaaactcTTGAAGATACCATATTGTCTTAATGTATTCCAAACTGGAGATCTAAAAATGGgatgttatcataaagatcATTAAAGGAATTTATTTAAGATGCTCATACATGTTTGGTCCTCAAGTACCATACTAAAAAGTAATATAAGTAAGTTACTAATCTTTCAAGATGTGATTTCATACGACAAGAGATAaagtcataaaaaaaaacttttacaaTAAGAGCATGAATAACTCGTAAGTACAAGATAAATGATAAGATGAGTGTATGTAGAGATATATGGCTTGAAGTCCAGATAGACCAAAAATTATTGCCTATGTCAAAAGAGAATTTTGGACCATAAGTCTAAAAACTCTATATATTATGATAGGAATCAAAAGAATTATTCTGCTGAGCTCAATTTCCTGAAGAGATATATTTGATCGGAATTTATATCCTGAAAATATTAATTCCAAGGGAAGAAATATGAAAGTATGTGTGGTTCTACTTTTTTTCCTCATCATAGTTTTTTCCTCCCACTGGATTTTTCATGAAAAATTTAAACAAGGTAACAAATAACACACAAATGATAGACACCCAAAGTGAATGATATCATTTCAAATATGAAAGTCTAtcaccattctaaatccattgAGATCATGAGTCTTAGCAAGAATCAACATGAGTCATATCAAGATTCATGCACTGCAGAAGAATGACAATGTTCATGTCCTACAAGTTCGTTCAAGTAACATTCCGCTGACTTATTCACCAATGCACTAACTACTGCTACTTTCAAGAAGTCAGTTCATCTAATCGGACTACGTTGTCACAAAGATCTCGACGTATGTACATATGAGGGGAAGTCATTATGCGCTGCACTCTTTTTCCCCTAATCATgtttttttcattggttttcctgataaggttttaacgAGACAGCATCTACGATGTTTTGAAAGCACTTCGGTATACTGGACATCAAGAGGAAGTGTTATGAATATTATGTGATGTCCATATTGAAAGTCTTAGATTTACTTGATTGTCAAATCTACGTGTTCTCCAAGTTATACTTTGTCTCCAAGCTATTAATCCTATATAAAAAACTCATTACTCATGAAATAAGACACACCAATTCCTCTCTTGTCTTCTTTGTTTATaacaaaactttataaattaaccATAATAGTCCAAAAAAGTATCCACAACAGTCATCATTttcataagaagaaaaaaacaactaaactaCAATAAATTTTATGTTCTCTGATCTAATTGATGACGAATCATAACATGTGTATTGTATAaataaagatgataaaatattcatatattgtGCTCTGAACTCTCTAAGATCAATTGTAAATCTGGTAGAAGACATGATttgaaaagataataaaattgaaagttcatgtttttttttcctccacAGTTATGAACAAAATTGCCAATATTCATAGTTTAGAGCATGTTATCAATACATTTACAATATCTTAGACTCCATAATTTAAAGGGAcctaaataaatatagaaaaaaagaagaaggagaaactTCAGGTGGCACGCATCGAACTTAAGTAAAGCCCTCTAAATCAAGGCGAAGCATCAGGCGGTACTTTGCTCATACACCAAATCCTACTGCTCCTACTTGGAGTTGTTGCATTCACCGAACTGACCTTAGCATCTGCGAACAAGAAATCTAAACCAGTGTCTGTCTCTATCCCATCTGCTCTGTTCATGTCATCTGTTAGAGAATGCCTTACACGAGAGGAAAGCAAAGGCCTCTCAGGTGTTCTGTAAAGATCACGAGAGCTAGGGAAACAACTCGGTGGCGCAGGAGAGTTTGGGTTACTTAAAGAATCTTCTTTCAATATTTCTCCCATTCTTGAAAGTATCCTGTACGCCAAATTAGCAAGTGTTCTTGAATATGCCTCAAGAACCGCATGACCTATGTCCTGCCAAACACAGAGAACAAGGATCATTCTTATTGCAAAGAATGATCAggagttagttagttagttagttctGTTTTATGTCTTACCTTGCCATACTGAATCTTTGTGGCATCAAGAAACGACTGCGGAAGATTAGGGTACTTGGATTTGATCTGACTTCTAAGTGCTTCTGCTCTGCTCAAGACTAACTCATTCCGACCAGTGTCAGACAATGGATCTTTACCAAATGACCATGGTGTCCTCGCAGGAGATTTACCGTTGCTCTCTTGCTCTGTAATCCTTTCCTTCCATGCAAATATAGCAGATTCTAACTTGTTAACAGTCTCGAGTGCAGTATGTTCCGCCCCCAGCTTGAGTGATACAAGGATTTCATCTATTGTTCCGGATTCAGCAACCAACATTTTGTACAGTTCATCACCCAGGCTGTTCTTTCCAGACTGTTACAACACACAAGAGTTTAGAGATAGTTGTTTAATTATCACAAGGGATGAAGAAGAGAGGAGAGCTTACTTTGGGTATTGCTTCCTTGATAATGGATGGTACTGGCATTTCAAGAAGAACGTTTTCGTTTATGGACTTTGTAGCTTTGAAGACTTGATAAACAACTTTGCCCTTGTCTAGCAACTTCTTCCTTGCTGAGTTAGAGAGACCAGGTTTGGGCACTTGTGGTGATGGAAGCCACCATCTCTTGCTCTCGCTTGTAGTCTTGTTCGTCCCCTCAGCTCTACTACCGGTTTCTGAATACCAAAACTCTGTGTTCACCATTGAGTCCAGTATCTCCTGTGTATTTTGCGATGATCAGAGGCAAAAAGAAAGAAGTGTAACGTACGAAGTAGATCGAAAGAAAAGGATAATAGCTTACAATTAGCATGGAGTCCAGTTTCTGAAGAGCTGGGAGATTCATGTGAATGTCTGCACGTGCTTTCGGTGTCATTATCTGGTTGAAAGAAGAAAGTTTCAGTTTAGTTTCTTCCTCTGGAGTATATAAACTCAGTTTAGCTACATACCTCAATTGATCTTCCATTGGCATCAGTTTGCTTAGTAGGGACTAACTCAATCATGTAGTTAGTTGGAGAAAGTAGCCAATCCATTTCTCTTCTCCATTTCTGTTTCTTCTCCTCACA
This region of Brassica napus cultivar Da-Ae chromosome C5, Da-Ae, whole genome shotgun sequence genomic DNA includes:
- the LOC106452565 gene encoding rop guanine nucleotide exchange factor 14 isoform X1, coding for MMLVRRRLGCCSRDREISIDFDEQDRMITYDGLEACIINNQSYEEEEEEEESGTNGCLTDSLDDDAFSSCSSSKEASSSFSSKWLPMKTEERSCDGLNLPGRSKHFDGKEKPSSNVYCHLDVEAMKEKFSKLLLGEDVTGGCKGIQVALALSNAVTHLANSIFGELWKLEPLCEEKKQKWRREMDWLLSPTNYMIELVPTKQTDANGRSIEIMTPKARADIHMNLPALQKLDSMLIEILDSMVNTEFWYSETGSRAEGTNKTTSESKRWWLPSPQVPKPGLSNSARKKLLDKGKVVYQVFKATKSINENVLLEMPVPSIIKEAIPKSGKNSLGDELYKMLVAESGTIDEILVSLKLGAEHTALETVNKLESAIFAWKERITEQESNGKSPARTPWSFGKDPLSDTGRNELVLSRAEALRSQIKSKYPNLPQSFLDATKIQYGKDIGHAVLEAYSRTLANLAYRILSRMGEILKEDSLSNPNSPAPPSCFPSSRDLYRTPERPLLSSRVRHSLTDDMNRADGIETDTGLDFLFADAKVSSVNATTPSRSSRIWCMSKVPPDASP
- the LOC106452565 gene encoding rop guanine nucleotide exchange factor 14 isoform X2, which encodes MVSKYSQLGMITYDGLEACIINNQSYEEEEEEEESGTNGCLTDSLDDDAFSSCSSSKEASSSFSSKWLPMKTEERSCDGLNLPGRSKHFDGKEKPSSNVYCHLDVEAMKEKFSKLLLGEDVTGGCKGIQVALALSNAVTHLANSIFGELWKLEPLCEEKKQKWRREMDWLLSPTNYMIELVPTKQTDANGRSIEIMTPKARADIHMNLPALQKLDSMLIEILDSMVNTEFWYSETGSRAEGTNKTTSESKRWWLPSPQVPKPGLSNSARKKLLDKGKVVYQVFKATKSINENVLLEMPVPSIIKEAIPKSGKNSLGDELYKMLVAESGTIDEILVSLKLGAEHTALETVNKLESAIFAWKERITEQESNGKSPARTPWSFGKDPLSDTGRNELVLSRAEALRSQIKSKYPNLPQSFLDATKIQYGKDIGHAVLEAYSRTLANLAYRILSRMGEILKEDSLSNPNSPAPPSCFPSSRDLYRTPERPLLSSRVRHSLTDDMNRADGIETDTGLDFLFADAKVSSVNATTPSRSSRIWCMSKVPPDASP